The Quercus robur chromosome 3, dhQueRobu3.1, whole genome shotgun sequence DNA segment GTTAGTACttgcaatttttaaaatttgcaaaTTGCATAGATTACAAATGGTTTCAGGCAATCTATCTCCACAATAATTGACTATCTCAAGATACCTCAAATGTAGGAAATTTTCAACTTCAACCGGAAGTTCCTTTAAGATAAAACCAGGTTTACAATTCAAAATTAATATCCGTAAACATCTAAAATGCCAGAATAAAGTAGATAAGTTACAATCACCACTATATGCAAAAATTAGGGTGCGTAAACTTTTTGCACTATAAATGGACTTAGGAAATTGGGCTTTTGTGGGAATTTTTAACTGCAAATGGcgataatttttataatttgatccCAACTCTATGTCATTATTGATTGTGAAGCATTCATTTTTTGACATTAATTGCGCAAAGTCGTGCACTATGTCATGCATTTTGTACATTCTTATCTTGCCATCATCCTTATCTTTCTCAAAATCTTGAAAGAAAGAGCGTATGACTAAATTTTCAAAGTAGTCTCTGGCCATGATTTCTATCTCCATATTGGCCTTTGGAATTATATATCCCTGTGCCATCCACATAAATACCAACTCATTGATTGAAAAGAAATAACCTTTCGGAAATATAGCACAAAATGTGAAACATCGTTTCAATGGTGAGGACAAATCATAATAACTCAATAACAATGGAGCAAAAAGACTTTGTTCCACATCTTCTAATTCCCACAAATTGCTATCcaaaatacacttccattctTCTCTACTTCTCTTGAAGTGCATGAGACTCCCTAGAGTCTTTGCAGCAAGTGGCAAGCCTTTGCATTTGTCTACTATTTGCCTACCAAGATCTTCTAGTTGCTCACTTTGGTTAGGATCCCAAtcaaaaaatgctattttactAAACAccaaccaacaatcttctttaGACAATACCTCCAAATTAATTGTGCTTGCACTTCCCATCATCTCCGCAACTCTGCTTTTACGCGTGGTAACTAAAATTCTACTACCTTGAACATCACATTTAAGTGCAAGTTTGAATGGCTCCCACATTTTGTAGTCTTCCGTCCACACATCATCTAAGATAAGGAAGAACTTCTTCCCCCTAATTAATGCACAAATCTTTTTCAATAGACTTTGTAATGCATTAATTTTAGGGGATTTATTTGTAACAGATTCAATAATTTCTTTGGCAACCTTGCACTGATCAAAAGGATCGGAAACACAgacccacatttttttttcaaaatgggcTTGCACCTTAGGATCATTGTAGGCTAGTTGAGCAAGAGCCGTTTTTCCGATACCTCCCATGCCCACTAAAGAGACAACATGGGGGCTTGTTTCTTCTTCACTACCCGTGCCCAATAGCATGCTCAATAGATCATCCTTAATGTTATCACGACCACATATTTCAGACATATCAACAAATGAGGTAGTTTGTGGTCGCTCAAGTACTTTAGTGGTAGGGTCATTGGTTAACTGAAACTGGTACCTATCTTTCTCTTTGGTAATCTCATCTAATATTCCATTCAGTTCTTTTATCTTGTGAGCAATGTCATGACGCAAAACAAGTTTATCAACTTGACAGAAACAATATGAAGGGGAGGGGATAAAGGAGCATACCTTCTTCTTCAGAACAGGAGCATCAtcaacattttcttctttcttctgaATTGCTGATTTGATCATTGAAGTGTTCCACTCATCCACCACGTCTTCCATCTTATAGCATGCGTTGTTGAGCTTTTCTAACCAGACCTTCACAGCTTCTTCAGTAACTTGTCTTTTCTCAGCATCATTGAGCACTGCCTTCACAGTTCGTAGATTGCCTTTAAGCTTTTCGATTTCCTCGTTAACACCGATGACCAACCTTATTTCTTGTTCTGCCTCCCTAGCAGCAACTGAAAGCAGCTGCTTAATGAGATCAGTAACAAGTCCCTCAGCCATACTTGGAAAGTGAAATTCCGATTGACAATATAAGAAACAGGAAGTTTCCCGGAGATTCAAATGGAAAGGGGTAATGGAGAAACGATAGACAAAGAAGAATGTAACGCCCCGgcctaaataaagaaaaaaaaatattttttttttaagaagccaCACGTGTGACCCACCTACGCCACTCTCCTCAACCACACAATCTCCCCATTACCAACTCATATCTCACCCTCTTGGCCGGTCACCTCTCTACctcatttgttttgtttctttttctcacaaacacacacacgggattttttagaaaataactataaaacccaaacaatatcattagttaggaaacgtTTAAAGTAATTTGATTTCTAACAATTCGAGTCCAAAGAACTCGATTTTTGggttgttattttattattttgccaGCAGCTGAGGTGGCCAGAGTGTCCACGTAGGCCAGAAATCGAGTTCATTGGACTCGGTTTGTAAGCCAAGAAACCAAGTTCATTGGACTcaatttttatacatataaatcGAGCCCTCTGAACTCGCTTTCTATGTATAAAAAACGAGTCCAATGAACTCAATTTCCTAGTCTCATCAGTCTCATCCCACAGCATCAACAGTCACGTGGGCTTACCCCAAATCGAGTCCAGAGGACTCAATTTTCATGAATGGTCCCCAGCCCTCCACGTGTTGCCGTGGGTCCTAGCTGGGACCTGTTTTCCTCCTTACCGTGGGGTCTCACAGCTTCAGCTCTATATTCTCTTCAGAAACTCAGTTCTATACTCTTCGAAACAACTTTTCTAAACTCTCACTTGCACTCACACAGAACACTCATCTCACGCCACTCATCTCACACAACACTCTCAGGTAATGTTTTTacaatattgtgattatttgctagttttttttttaagaaaaatttagaacatattaggaaaagttttgtttttgttatttgttagtgtaaatattgtgattaatttatttgttagtatattgtgattattgtgaaatacaagcaaatttggcacgaaataaagccaacaagatgattaaataaattcaaccttacagatttCATATATTGAGGCCCTAATGTCATCTATTTTCTCCTCAACATCAGGGTTATTATGTTGAAggtttgcatttttctttcctttgtttttttaacttCTCATAATTAAGGTGCTTTTCTGTCAGCTTTTTAAAGTTATCTAGGAGGTATAATTGTGTGTTTAATCATCATTATGTAGTTCTATATGATTCCAATAAAATTACTCAACATCATTCCACCATGTGGTTATCTAAGTTTTAAATCATAGTAACAAAATGGAAGCTACTGGGGGATTAAGAGGTCTAGTCAAAGCTTACATTTTCCATATTGTCTGTATCATAGTGAGGGCCTTGAATATATACACAGCTAAGAAGATGCTTTGGGTAGGACCGTGCTTTGCCACTAAATCCAGACAAGCACAGCTAACCTAAACAGTAGACTACTAATTGAGCTTTAGCGATTGGCATTATATTAGCAAGAAGATGCTTTGCTAGTAAACAAGaagcataatatatatatatatatatatatatatatataaacaaccGACCTAATTAAGTACCTAACCATTTTAGAATTTATATTCGAGTATTCGACCATGTAATTGGTCTTTCCCAGGTAACGTGACATGGGAAGGAGAAGAAGCTTTGTCAATAGACAaaaggtttaattaattaattattgccGACTAAGTTTTAAATCATAGTAACAAAATGGAAGCTACTGGGGGATTAAGAGGTGTAGTCAAAGCTTACATTTTCCATATTGTCTGTATCATAGTGAGGGCCTTGAATATATACACAGCTAAGAAGATGCTTTGGGTAGGACCGTGCTTTGCCACTAAATCCAGACAAGCACAGCTAACCTAAACAGTAGACTACTAATTGAGCTTTAGCGATTGGCATTATATTAGCAAGAAGATGCTTTGCTAGTAAACAAGaagcataatatatatatatatatatatataaacaaccGACCTAATTAAGTACCTAACCATTTTAGAATTTATATTCGAGTATTCGACCATGTAATTGGTCTTTCCCAGGTAACGTGACATGGGAAGGAGAAGAAGCTTTGTCAATAGACAaaaggtttaattaattaattattgccGACTAGTCCTTCTGCCATTTTATGCCATGTAATTGCCTTTCAGTGTCCATGACCAAACAAATCATTtacttatattatattattagtaAACTACATTTTTTACATGATGCATtatacaaacaaaaattatcgAACATATTAGTTACTAATTGggtttgtcctttttttttttttttttttttggaggtatACAGCTAATCCTCACTTGTTTAATtccgtttaaaaaaaaaaaaaaaaaaaaaagaagaagaagagcggtttATTTCCACAACAATGAATCATATTCTGTTcatactacatttttcaatggGATCCAATAAAATGTTTAGTAAAGGTTCCATAAATGATAAGTATTGCTAAGAGCTCTATAATTTAACTACCAATGAAATAAAACATAGGTAACTAGTGACTTTCAAATCTCTAAATTATGATGAGATAGTAGTCTAAACTCTGGTCATATATTATGCAGCAAATATAACAATTATGTTCCAATTAACCAATTTATGTAATCAACAAGTATTAATCACTACAAATTAGAAATACCATATCATAAAAcaactatatattaaaaaaaagtataagacACAAGCTATATGGTGACAAAGTAGAAAACTCAAAGAAAACTATACAAGATAAAAACAACTATATGGGAAACCTTTTAAACTTTCATTTACTTATATTATATTAGTAGTAAACTACATTTTTTACATGATGAATTATACAAACAAAAATGATGGACATATTAGTTACTAATTgggtttgttcttttttttcccccctttttttggaGATATACAACTAACTTAAACATCTTCTATTTTGATTAAAACGAGACCAAAAGAGAATAAGATATCCAACATGAGGTTTTTATGGATggagaaaattaatttatataatatgtTGAGTTATATCAGCTAGCGTAACATTTTGA contains these protein-coding regions:
- the LOC126716520 gene encoding putative disease resistance protein RGA3; the encoded protein is MAEGLVTDLIKQLLSVAAREAEQEIRLVIGVNEEIEKLKGNLRTVKAVLNDAEKRQVTEEAVKVWLEKLNNACYKMEDVVDEWNTSMIKSAIQKKEENVDDAPVLKKKVCSFIPSPSYCFCQVDKLVLRHDIAHKIKELNGILDEITKEKDRYQFQLTNDPTTKVLERPQTTSFVDMSEICGRDNIKDDLLSMLLGTGSEEETSPHVVSLVGMGGIGKTALAQLAYNDPKVQAHFEKKMWVCVSDPFDQCKVAKEIIESVTNKSPKINALQSLLKKICALIRGKKFFLILDDVWTEDYKMWEPFKLALKCDVQGSRILVTTRKSRVAEMMGSASTINLEVLSKEDCWLVFSKIAFFDWDPNQSEQLEDLGRQIVDKCKGLPLAAKTLGSLMHFKRSREEWKCILDSNLWELEDVEQSLFAPLLLSYYDLSSPLKRCFTFCAIFPKGYFFSINELVFMWMAQGYIIPKANMEIEIMARDYFENLVIRSFFQDFEKDKDDGKIRMYKMHDIVHDFAQLMSKNECFTINNDIELGSNYKNYRHLQLKIPTKAQFPKSIYSAKSLRTLIFAYSGDCNLSTLFWHFRCLRILILNCKPGFILKELPVEVENFLHLRYLEIVNYCGDRLPETICNLCNLQILKIASTNYVPKLPQGMGKLINLRHFILKFSYFVSNVEFPRGFGRLTSLRTLNYFSVSGKDHSERCRLGELRNLNHLQGTLEIYGLGSEVNACEAENAQLKKKIGLCTLLLWFDERVRGEIIREMDVLVLNALEPPPNLEDLTIGRYQGLTMFPNWMLSLTKLKKLDIYALNLECLPPLGKLPLLNSLRIKSNYLKNVGDEFLGIKPKTKKEDNMITVFPNLKSLTFDFLGEWEEWIGIGGEEEKEEDCIITIMPSLQKLEIFDCPKLKSLPNFLHTIPLQKLEIRYNSILSERCRRG